Proteins encoded within one genomic window of Ursus arctos isolate Adak ecotype North America unplaced genomic scaffold, UrsArc2.0 scaffold_9, whole genome shotgun sequence:
- the RBPJ gene encoding recombining binding protein suppressor of hairless isoform X6 has protein sequence MAWIKRKFGERPPPKRLTREAMRNYLKERGDQTVLILHAKVAQKSYGNEKRFFCPPPCVYLMGSGWKKKKEQMERDGCSEQESQPCAFIGIGNSDQEMQQLNLEGKNYCTAKTLYISDSDKRKHFMLSVKMFYGNSDDIGVFLSKRIKVISKPSKKKQSLKNADLCIASGTKVALFNRLRSQTVSTRYLHVEGGNFHASSQQWGAFYIHLLDDDESEGEEFTVRDGYIHYGQTVKLVCSVTGMALPRLIIRKVDKQTALLDADDPVSQLHKCAFYLKDTERMYLCLSQERIIQFQATPCPKEPNKEMINDGASWTIISTDKAEYTFYEGMGPVLAPVTPVPVVESLQLNGGGDVAMLELTGQNFTPNLRVWFGDVEAETMYRCGESMLCVVPDISAFREGWRWVRQPVQVPVTLVRNDGIIYSTSLTFTYTPEPGPRPHCSAAGAILRANSSQVPPNESNTNSEGSYTNVSTNSTNVTSSAATVVS, from the exons ggaagCTATGCGAAATTACTTAAAAGAGCGAGGGGATCAAACTGTACTTATTCTTCATGCAAAAGTTGCACAGAAGtcatatggaaatgaaaaaag gtttttttgCCCTCCTCCTTGCGTGTATCTTATGGGCAgtggatggaagaaaaaaaaagaacaaatggaacgGGATGGTTGTTCTGAACAAGAGTCTCAACCATGTGCATTTATTGGAATAGGAAATAGTGACCAAGAAATGCAGCAGCTGAACTTGGAAGGAAAG aACTATTGCACAGCCAAAACATTGTACATATCAGATTCAGACAAGAGAAAGCACTTCATGTTGTCTGTAAAGATGTTCTACGGCAACAGCGATGACATCGGTGTGTTCCTCAGCAAGCGGATAAAAGTCATTTCCAAACCTTCCAAAAAGAAGCAGTCATTGAAAAATGCTGACT TATGCATTGCCTCAGGAACAAAGGTGGCTCTGTTTAATCGACTTCGATCCCAGACAGTTAGTACCAGATACTTGCATGTAGAAGGAGGTAATTTCCATGCCAGTTCTCAGCAGTGGGGAGCATTTTACATTCATCTCT TGGATGATGATGAATCAGAAGGAGAAGAATTCACAGTTCGCGATGGCTACATCCACTACGGACAAACAGTCAAACTTGTGTGTTCCGTCACTGGCATGGCACTCCCAAGATTG ATAATTAGGAAGGTTGATAAGCAGACCGCATTACTGGATGCAGATGATCCCGTGTCACAACTCCATAAATGTGCATTTTACCTTAAGGATACGGAAAGAATGTACTTGTGCCTTTCTCAAGAAAGAATAATCCAGTTTCAG gccactccATGCCCAAAAGAACCAAATAAAGAGATGATAAATGACGGCGCTTCCTGGACAATCATCAGCACGGATAAGGCCGAGTACACCTTTTACGAGGGCATGGGCCCTGTCCTTGCCCCGGTCACCCCTGTGCCTGTCGTAGAAAGCCTTCAG TTGAATGGCGGTGGGGACGTAGCAATGCTTGAACTTACAGGACAGAATTTCACTCCAAATTTACGAGTGTGGTTTGGGGATGTAGAAGCTGAAACTATGTACAG ATGTGGAGAGAGTATGCTCTGTGTTGTCCCAGACATTTCTGCATTCCGAGAAGGTTGGAGATGGGTCCGACAGCCAGTCCAGGTTCCAGTAACTTTGGTCCGTAATGATGGAATCATTTattccaccagccttacctttaCCTACACACCAGAACCAGGGCCACGGCCACACTGCAGTGCGGCAGGAGCAATCCTTCGAGCCAATTCAAGCCAAGTGCCCCCTAATGAATCAAACACAAACAGCGAGGGAAGTTACACAAATGTCAGCACAAATTCAACCAATGTCACATCATCTGCAGCAACAGTGGTGTCCTAA
- the RBPJ gene encoding recombining binding protein suppressor of hairless isoform X4, with protein sequence MIGLLHPALLRKFGERPPPKRLTREAMRNYLKERGDQTVLILHAKVAQKSYGNEKRFFCPPPCVYLMGSGWKKKKEQMERDGCSEQESQPCAFIGIGNSDQEMQQLNLEGKNYCTAKTLYISDSDKRKHFMLSVKMFYGNSDDIGVFLSKRIKVISKPSKKKQSLKNADLCIASGTKVALFNRLRSQTVSTRYLHVEGGNFHASSQQWGAFYIHLLDDDESEGEEFTVRDGYIHYGQTVKLVCSVTGMALPRLIIRKVDKQTALLDADDPVSQLHKCAFYLKDTERMYLCLSQERIIQFQATPCPKEPNKEMINDGASWTIISTDKAEYTFYEGMGPVLAPVTPVPVVESLQLNGGGDVAMLELTGQNFTPNLRVWFGDVEAETMYRCGESMLCVVPDISAFREGWRWVRQPVQVPVTLVRNDGIIYSTSLTFTYTPEPGPRPHCSAAGAILRANSSQVPPNESNTNSEGSYTNVSTNSTNVTSSAATVVS encoded by the exons ggaagCTATGCGAAATTACTTAAAAGAGCGAGGGGATCAAACTGTACTTATTCTTCATGCAAAAGTTGCACAGAAGtcatatggaaatgaaaaaag gtttttttgCCCTCCTCCTTGCGTGTATCTTATGGGCAgtggatggaagaaaaaaaaagaacaaatggaacgGGATGGTTGTTCTGAACAAGAGTCTCAACCATGTGCATTTATTGGAATAGGAAATAGTGACCAAGAAATGCAGCAGCTGAACTTGGAAGGAAAG aACTATTGCACAGCCAAAACATTGTACATATCAGATTCAGACAAGAGAAAGCACTTCATGTTGTCTGTAAAGATGTTCTACGGCAACAGCGATGACATCGGTGTGTTCCTCAGCAAGCGGATAAAAGTCATTTCCAAACCTTCCAAAAAGAAGCAGTCATTGAAAAATGCTGACT TATGCATTGCCTCAGGAACAAAGGTGGCTCTGTTTAATCGACTTCGATCCCAGACAGTTAGTACCAGATACTTGCATGTAGAAGGAGGTAATTTCCATGCCAGTTCTCAGCAGTGGGGAGCATTTTACATTCATCTCT TGGATGATGATGAATCAGAAGGAGAAGAATTCACAGTTCGCGATGGCTACATCCACTACGGACAAACAGTCAAACTTGTGTGTTCCGTCACTGGCATGGCACTCCCAAGATTG ATAATTAGGAAGGTTGATAAGCAGACCGCATTACTGGATGCAGATGATCCCGTGTCACAACTCCATAAATGTGCATTTTACCTTAAGGATACGGAAAGAATGTACTTGTGCCTTTCTCAAGAAAGAATAATCCAGTTTCAG gccactccATGCCCAAAAGAACCAAATAAAGAGATGATAAATGACGGCGCTTCCTGGACAATCATCAGCACGGATAAGGCCGAGTACACCTTTTACGAGGGCATGGGCCCTGTCCTTGCCCCGGTCACCCCTGTGCCTGTCGTAGAAAGCCTTCAG TTGAATGGCGGTGGGGACGTAGCAATGCTTGAACTTACAGGACAGAATTTCACTCCAAATTTACGAGTGTGGTTTGGGGATGTAGAAGCTGAAACTATGTACAG ATGTGGAGAGAGTATGCTCTGTGTTGTCCCAGACATTTCTGCATTCCGAGAAGGTTGGAGATGGGTCCGACAGCCAGTCCAGGTTCCAGTAACTTTGGTCCGTAATGATGGAATCATTTattccaccagccttacctttaCCTACACACCAGAACCAGGGCCACGGCCACACTGCAGTGCGGCAGGAGCAATCCTTCGAGCCAATTCAAGCCAAGTGCCCCCTAATGAATCAAACACAAACAGCGAGGGAAGTTACACAAATGTCAGCACAAATTCAACCAATGTCACATCATCTGCAGCAACAGTGGTGTCCTAA
- the RBPJ gene encoding recombining binding protein suppressor of hairless isoform X8, giving the protein MDHTEGSPAEEPPAHAPSLGKFGERPPPKRLTREAMRNYLKERGDQTVLILHAKVAQKSYGNEKRFFCPPPCVYLMGSGWKKKKEQMERDGCSEQESQPCAFIGIGNSDQEMQQLNLEGKNYCTAKTLYISDSDKRKHFMLSVKMFYGNSDDIGVFLSKRIKVISKPSKKKQSLKNADLCIASGTKVALFNRLRSQTVSTRYLHVEGGNFHASSQQWGAFYIHLLDDDESEGEEFTVRDGYIHYGQTVKLVCSVTGMALPRLIIRKVDKQTALLDADDPVSQLHKCAFYLKDTERMYLCLSQERIIQFQATPCPKEPNKEMINDGASWTIISTDKAEYTFYEGMGPVLAPVTPVPVVESLQLNGGGDVAMLELTGQNFTPNLRVWFGDVEAETMYRCGESMLCVVPDISAFREGWRWVRQPVQVPVTLVRNDGIIYSTSLTFTYTPEPGPRPHCSAAGAILRANSSQVPPNESNTNSEGSYTNVSTNSTNVTSSAATVVS; this is encoded by the exons ggaagCTATGCGAAATTACTTAAAAGAGCGAGGGGATCAAACTGTACTTATTCTTCATGCAAAAGTTGCACAGAAGtcatatggaaatgaaaaaag gtttttttgCCCTCCTCCTTGCGTGTATCTTATGGGCAgtggatggaagaaaaaaaaagaacaaatggaacgGGATGGTTGTTCTGAACAAGAGTCTCAACCATGTGCATTTATTGGAATAGGAAATAGTGACCAAGAAATGCAGCAGCTGAACTTGGAAGGAAAG aACTATTGCACAGCCAAAACATTGTACATATCAGATTCAGACAAGAGAAAGCACTTCATGTTGTCTGTAAAGATGTTCTACGGCAACAGCGATGACATCGGTGTGTTCCTCAGCAAGCGGATAAAAGTCATTTCCAAACCTTCCAAAAAGAAGCAGTCATTGAAAAATGCTGACT TATGCATTGCCTCAGGAACAAAGGTGGCTCTGTTTAATCGACTTCGATCCCAGACAGTTAGTACCAGATACTTGCATGTAGAAGGAGGTAATTTCCATGCCAGTTCTCAGCAGTGGGGAGCATTTTACATTCATCTCT TGGATGATGATGAATCAGAAGGAGAAGAATTCACAGTTCGCGATGGCTACATCCACTACGGACAAACAGTCAAACTTGTGTGTTCCGTCACTGGCATGGCACTCCCAAGATTG ATAATTAGGAAGGTTGATAAGCAGACCGCATTACTGGATGCAGATGATCCCGTGTCACAACTCCATAAATGTGCATTTTACCTTAAGGATACGGAAAGAATGTACTTGTGCCTTTCTCAAGAAAGAATAATCCAGTTTCAG gccactccATGCCCAAAAGAACCAAATAAAGAGATGATAAATGACGGCGCTTCCTGGACAATCATCAGCACGGATAAGGCCGAGTACACCTTTTACGAGGGCATGGGCCCTGTCCTTGCCCCGGTCACCCCTGTGCCTGTCGTAGAAAGCCTTCAG TTGAATGGCGGTGGGGACGTAGCAATGCTTGAACTTACAGGACAGAATTTCACTCCAAATTTACGAGTGTGGTTTGGGGATGTAGAAGCTGAAACTATGTACAG ATGTGGAGAGAGTATGCTCTGTGTTGTCCCAGACATTTCTGCATTCCGAGAAGGTTGGAGATGGGTCCGACAGCCAGTCCAGGTTCCAGTAACTTTGGTCCGTAATGATGGAATCATTTattccaccagccttacctttaCCTACACACCAGAACCAGGGCCACGGCCACACTGCAGTGCGGCAGGAGCAATCCTTCGAGCCAATTCAAGCCAAGTGCCCCCTAATGAATCAAACACAAACAGCGAGGGAAGTTACACAAATGTCAGCACAAATTCAACCAATGTCACATCATCTGCAGCAACAGTGGTGTCCTAA
- the RBPJ gene encoding recombining binding protein suppressor of hairless isoform X1: MIGLLHPALLRKFGERPPPKRLTRHHDHLYGKSYGIYKKKKAAKTNREAMRNYLKERGDQTVLILHAKVAQKSYGNEKRFFCPPPCVYLMGSGWKKKKEQMERDGCSEQESQPCAFIGIGNSDQEMQQLNLEGKNYCTAKTLYISDSDKRKHFMLSVKMFYGNSDDIGVFLSKRIKVISKPSKKKQSLKNADLCIASGTKVALFNRLRSQTVSTRYLHVEGGNFHASSQQWGAFYIHLLDDDESEGEEFTVRDGYIHYGQTVKLVCSVTGMALPRLIIRKVDKQTALLDADDPVSQLHKCAFYLKDTERMYLCLSQERIIQFQATPCPKEPNKEMINDGASWTIISTDKAEYTFYEGMGPVLAPVTPVPVVESLQLNGGGDVAMLELTGQNFTPNLRVWFGDVEAETMYRCGESMLCVVPDISAFREGWRWVRQPVQVPVTLVRNDGIIYSTSLTFTYTPEPGPRPHCSAAGAILRANSSQVPPNESNTNSEGSYTNVSTNSTNVTSSAATVVS, translated from the exons acaTCATGATCatctatatggaaaatcctatggaatttataaaaaaaaaaaggctgctaaAACTAATAG ggaagCTATGCGAAATTACTTAAAAGAGCGAGGGGATCAAACTGTACTTATTCTTCATGCAAAAGTTGCACAGAAGtcatatggaaatgaaaaaag gtttttttgCCCTCCTCCTTGCGTGTATCTTATGGGCAgtggatggaagaaaaaaaaagaacaaatggaacgGGATGGTTGTTCTGAACAAGAGTCTCAACCATGTGCATTTATTGGAATAGGAAATAGTGACCAAGAAATGCAGCAGCTGAACTTGGAAGGAAAG aACTATTGCACAGCCAAAACATTGTACATATCAGATTCAGACAAGAGAAAGCACTTCATGTTGTCTGTAAAGATGTTCTACGGCAACAGCGATGACATCGGTGTGTTCCTCAGCAAGCGGATAAAAGTCATTTCCAAACCTTCCAAAAAGAAGCAGTCATTGAAAAATGCTGACT TATGCATTGCCTCAGGAACAAAGGTGGCTCTGTTTAATCGACTTCGATCCCAGACAGTTAGTACCAGATACTTGCATGTAGAAGGAGGTAATTTCCATGCCAGTTCTCAGCAGTGGGGAGCATTTTACATTCATCTCT TGGATGATGATGAATCAGAAGGAGAAGAATTCACAGTTCGCGATGGCTACATCCACTACGGACAAACAGTCAAACTTGTGTGTTCCGTCACTGGCATGGCACTCCCAAGATTG ATAATTAGGAAGGTTGATAAGCAGACCGCATTACTGGATGCAGATGATCCCGTGTCACAACTCCATAAATGTGCATTTTACCTTAAGGATACGGAAAGAATGTACTTGTGCCTTTCTCAAGAAAGAATAATCCAGTTTCAG gccactccATGCCCAAAAGAACCAAATAAAGAGATGATAAATGACGGCGCTTCCTGGACAATCATCAGCACGGATAAGGCCGAGTACACCTTTTACGAGGGCATGGGCCCTGTCCTTGCCCCGGTCACCCCTGTGCCTGTCGTAGAAAGCCTTCAG TTGAATGGCGGTGGGGACGTAGCAATGCTTGAACTTACAGGACAGAATTTCACTCCAAATTTACGAGTGTGGTTTGGGGATGTAGAAGCTGAAACTATGTACAG ATGTGGAGAGAGTATGCTCTGTGTTGTCCCAGACATTTCTGCATTCCGAGAAGGTTGGAGATGGGTCCGACAGCCAGTCCAGGTTCCAGTAACTTTGGTCCGTAATGATGGAATCATTTattccaccagccttacctttaCCTACACACCAGAACCAGGGCCACGGCCACACTGCAGTGCGGCAGGAGCAATCCTTCGAGCCAATTCAAGCCAAGTGCCCCCTAATGAATCAAACACAAACAGCGAGGGAAGTTACACAAATGTCAGCACAAATTCAACCAATGTCACATCATCTGCAGCAACAGTGGTGTCCTAA
- the RBPJ gene encoding recombining binding protein suppressor of hairless isoform X3 produces the protein MAWIKRKFGERPPPKRLTRHHDHLYGKSYGIYKKKKAAKTNREAMRNYLKERGDQTVLILHAKVAQKSYGNEKRFFCPPPCVYLMGSGWKKKKEQMERDGCSEQESQPCAFIGIGNSDQEMQQLNLEGKNYCTAKTLYISDSDKRKHFMLSVKMFYGNSDDIGVFLSKRIKVISKPSKKKQSLKNADLCIASGTKVALFNRLRSQTVSTRYLHVEGGNFHASSQQWGAFYIHLLDDDESEGEEFTVRDGYIHYGQTVKLVCSVTGMALPRLIIRKVDKQTALLDADDPVSQLHKCAFYLKDTERMYLCLSQERIIQFQATPCPKEPNKEMINDGASWTIISTDKAEYTFYEGMGPVLAPVTPVPVVESLQLNGGGDVAMLELTGQNFTPNLRVWFGDVEAETMYRCGESMLCVVPDISAFREGWRWVRQPVQVPVTLVRNDGIIYSTSLTFTYTPEPGPRPHCSAAGAILRANSSQVPPNESNTNSEGSYTNVSTNSTNVTSSAATVVS, from the exons acaTCATGATCatctatatggaaaatcctatggaatttataaaaaaaaaaaggctgctaaAACTAATAG ggaagCTATGCGAAATTACTTAAAAGAGCGAGGGGATCAAACTGTACTTATTCTTCATGCAAAAGTTGCACAGAAGtcatatggaaatgaaaaaag gtttttttgCCCTCCTCCTTGCGTGTATCTTATGGGCAgtggatggaagaaaaaaaaagaacaaatggaacgGGATGGTTGTTCTGAACAAGAGTCTCAACCATGTGCATTTATTGGAATAGGAAATAGTGACCAAGAAATGCAGCAGCTGAACTTGGAAGGAAAG aACTATTGCACAGCCAAAACATTGTACATATCAGATTCAGACAAGAGAAAGCACTTCATGTTGTCTGTAAAGATGTTCTACGGCAACAGCGATGACATCGGTGTGTTCCTCAGCAAGCGGATAAAAGTCATTTCCAAACCTTCCAAAAAGAAGCAGTCATTGAAAAATGCTGACT TATGCATTGCCTCAGGAACAAAGGTGGCTCTGTTTAATCGACTTCGATCCCAGACAGTTAGTACCAGATACTTGCATGTAGAAGGAGGTAATTTCCATGCCAGTTCTCAGCAGTGGGGAGCATTTTACATTCATCTCT TGGATGATGATGAATCAGAAGGAGAAGAATTCACAGTTCGCGATGGCTACATCCACTACGGACAAACAGTCAAACTTGTGTGTTCCGTCACTGGCATGGCACTCCCAAGATTG ATAATTAGGAAGGTTGATAAGCAGACCGCATTACTGGATGCAGATGATCCCGTGTCACAACTCCATAAATGTGCATTTTACCTTAAGGATACGGAAAGAATGTACTTGTGCCTTTCTCAAGAAAGAATAATCCAGTTTCAG gccactccATGCCCAAAAGAACCAAATAAAGAGATGATAAATGACGGCGCTTCCTGGACAATCATCAGCACGGATAAGGCCGAGTACACCTTTTACGAGGGCATGGGCCCTGTCCTTGCCCCGGTCACCCCTGTGCCTGTCGTAGAAAGCCTTCAG TTGAATGGCGGTGGGGACGTAGCAATGCTTGAACTTACAGGACAGAATTTCACTCCAAATTTACGAGTGTGGTTTGGGGATGTAGAAGCTGAAACTATGTACAG ATGTGGAGAGAGTATGCTCTGTGTTGTCCCAGACATTTCTGCATTCCGAGAAGGTTGGAGATGGGTCCGACAGCCAGTCCAGGTTCCAGTAACTTTGGTCCGTAATGATGGAATCATTTattccaccagccttacctttaCCTACACACCAGAACCAGGGCCACGGCCACACTGCAGTGCGGCAGGAGCAATCCTTCGAGCCAATTCAAGCCAAGTGCCCCCTAATGAATCAAACACAAACAGCGAGGGAAGTTACACAAATGTCAGCACAAATTCAACCAATGTCACATCATCTGCAGCAACAGTGGTGTCCTAA
- the RBPJ gene encoding recombining binding protein suppressor of hairless isoform X5: MAPVVTGKFGERPPPKRLTREAMRNYLKERGDQTVLILHAKVAQKSYGNEKRFFCPPPCVYLMGSGWKKKKEQMERDGCSEQESQPCAFIGIGNSDQEMQQLNLEGKNYCTAKTLYISDSDKRKHFMLSVKMFYGNSDDIGVFLSKRIKVISKPSKKKQSLKNADLCIASGTKVALFNRLRSQTVSTRYLHVEGGNFHASSQQWGAFYIHLLDDDESEGEEFTVRDGYIHYGQTVKLVCSVTGMALPRLIIRKVDKQTALLDADDPVSQLHKCAFYLKDTERMYLCLSQERIIQFQATPCPKEPNKEMINDGASWTIISTDKAEYTFYEGMGPVLAPVTPVPVVESLQLNGGGDVAMLELTGQNFTPNLRVWFGDVEAETMYRCGESMLCVVPDISAFREGWRWVRQPVQVPVTLVRNDGIIYSTSLTFTYTPEPGPRPHCSAAGAILRANSSQVPPNESNTNSEGSYTNVSTNSTNVTSSAATVVS, from the exons ggaagCTATGCGAAATTACTTAAAAGAGCGAGGGGATCAAACTGTACTTATTCTTCATGCAAAAGTTGCACAGAAGtcatatggaaatgaaaaaag gtttttttgCCCTCCTCCTTGCGTGTATCTTATGGGCAgtggatggaagaaaaaaaaagaacaaatggaacgGGATGGTTGTTCTGAACAAGAGTCTCAACCATGTGCATTTATTGGAATAGGAAATAGTGACCAAGAAATGCAGCAGCTGAACTTGGAAGGAAAG aACTATTGCACAGCCAAAACATTGTACATATCAGATTCAGACAAGAGAAAGCACTTCATGTTGTCTGTAAAGATGTTCTACGGCAACAGCGATGACATCGGTGTGTTCCTCAGCAAGCGGATAAAAGTCATTTCCAAACCTTCCAAAAAGAAGCAGTCATTGAAAAATGCTGACT TATGCATTGCCTCAGGAACAAAGGTGGCTCTGTTTAATCGACTTCGATCCCAGACAGTTAGTACCAGATACTTGCATGTAGAAGGAGGTAATTTCCATGCCAGTTCTCAGCAGTGGGGAGCATTTTACATTCATCTCT TGGATGATGATGAATCAGAAGGAGAAGAATTCACAGTTCGCGATGGCTACATCCACTACGGACAAACAGTCAAACTTGTGTGTTCCGTCACTGGCATGGCACTCCCAAGATTG ATAATTAGGAAGGTTGATAAGCAGACCGCATTACTGGATGCAGATGATCCCGTGTCACAACTCCATAAATGTGCATTTTACCTTAAGGATACGGAAAGAATGTACTTGTGCCTTTCTCAAGAAAGAATAATCCAGTTTCAG gccactccATGCCCAAAAGAACCAAATAAAGAGATGATAAATGACGGCGCTTCCTGGACAATCATCAGCACGGATAAGGCCGAGTACACCTTTTACGAGGGCATGGGCCCTGTCCTTGCCCCGGTCACCCCTGTGCCTGTCGTAGAAAGCCTTCAG TTGAATGGCGGTGGGGACGTAGCAATGCTTGAACTTACAGGACAGAATTTCACTCCAAATTTACGAGTGTGGTTTGGGGATGTAGAAGCTGAAACTATGTACAG ATGTGGAGAGAGTATGCTCTGTGTTGTCCCAGACATTTCTGCATTCCGAGAAGGTTGGAGATGGGTCCGACAGCCAGTCCAGGTTCCAGTAACTTTGGTCCGTAATGATGGAATCATTTattccaccagccttacctttaCCTACACACCAGAACCAGGGCCACGGCCACACTGCAGTGCGGCAGGAGCAATCCTTCGAGCCAATTCAAGCCAAGTGCCCCCTAATGAATCAAACACAAACAGCGAGGGAAGTTACACAAATGTCAGCACAAATTCAACCAATGTCACATCATCTGCAGCAACAGTGGTGTCCTAA
- the RBPJ gene encoding recombining binding protein suppressor of hairless isoform X2: MAPVVTGKFGERPPPKRLTRHHDHLYGKSYGIYKKKKAAKTNREAMRNYLKERGDQTVLILHAKVAQKSYGNEKRFFCPPPCVYLMGSGWKKKKEQMERDGCSEQESQPCAFIGIGNSDQEMQQLNLEGKNYCTAKTLYISDSDKRKHFMLSVKMFYGNSDDIGVFLSKRIKVISKPSKKKQSLKNADLCIASGTKVALFNRLRSQTVSTRYLHVEGGNFHASSQQWGAFYIHLLDDDESEGEEFTVRDGYIHYGQTVKLVCSVTGMALPRLIIRKVDKQTALLDADDPVSQLHKCAFYLKDTERMYLCLSQERIIQFQATPCPKEPNKEMINDGASWTIISTDKAEYTFYEGMGPVLAPVTPVPVVESLQLNGGGDVAMLELTGQNFTPNLRVWFGDVEAETMYRCGESMLCVVPDISAFREGWRWVRQPVQVPVTLVRNDGIIYSTSLTFTYTPEPGPRPHCSAAGAILRANSSQVPPNESNTNSEGSYTNVSTNSTNVTSSAATVVS, translated from the exons acaTCATGATCatctatatggaaaatcctatggaatttataaaaaaaaaaaggctgctaaAACTAATAG ggaagCTATGCGAAATTACTTAAAAGAGCGAGGGGATCAAACTGTACTTATTCTTCATGCAAAAGTTGCACAGAAGtcatatggaaatgaaaaaag gtttttttgCCCTCCTCCTTGCGTGTATCTTATGGGCAgtggatggaagaaaaaaaaagaacaaatggaacgGGATGGTTGTTCTGAACAAGAGTCTCAACCATGTGCATTTATTGGAATAGGAAATAGTGACCAAGAAATGCAGCAGCTGAACTTGGAAGGAAAG aACTATTGCACAGCCAAAACATTGTACATATCAGATTCAGACAAGAGAAAGCACTTCATGTTGTCTGTAAAGATGTTCTACGGCAACAGCGATGACATCGGTGTGTTCCTCAGCAAGCGGATAAAAGTCATTTCCAAACCTTCCAAAAAGAAGCAGTCATTGAAAAATGCTGACT TATGCATTGCCTCAGGAACAAAGGTGGCTCTGTTTAATCGACTTCGATCCCAGACAGTTAGTACCAGATACTTGCATGTAGAAGGAGGTAATTTCCATGCCAGTTCTCAGCAGTGGGGAGCATTTTACATTCATCTCT TGGATGATGATGAATCAGAAGGAGAAGAATTCACAGTTCGCGATGGCTACATCCACTACGGACAAACAGTCAAACTTGTGTGTTCCGTCACTGGCATGGCACTCCCAAGATTG ATAATTAGGAAGGTTGATAAGCAGACCGCATTACTGGATGCAGATGATCCCGTGTCACAACTCCATAAATGTGCATTTTACCTTAAGGATACGGAAAGAATGTACTTGTGCCTTTCTCAAGAAAGAATAATCCAGTTTCAG gccactccATGCCCAAAAGAACCAAATAAAGAGATGATAAATGACGGCGCTTCCTGGACAATCATCAGCACGGATAAGGCCGAGTACACCTTTTACGAGGGCATGGGCCCTGTCCTTGCCCCGGTCACCCCTGTGCCTGTCGTAGAAAGCCTTCAG TTGAATGGCGGTGGGGACGTAGCAATGCTTGAACTTACAGGACAGAATTTCACTCCAAATTTACGAGTGTGGTTTGGGGATGTAGAAGCTGAAACTATGTACAG ATGTGGAGAGAGTATGCTCTGTGTTGTCCCAGACATTTCTGCATTCCGAGAAGGTTGGAGATGGGTCCGACAGCCAGTCCAGGTTCCAGTAACTTTGGTCCGTAATGATGGAATCATTTattccaccagccttacctttaCCTACACACCAGAACCAGGGCCACGGCCACACTGCAGTGCGGCAGGAGCAATCCTTCGAGCCAATTCAAGCCAAGTGCCCCCTAATGAATCAAACACAAACAGCGAGGGAAGTTACACAAATGTCAGCACAAATTCAACCAATGTCACATCATCTGCAGCAACAGTGGTGTCCTAA